In a genomic window of Gossypium arboreum isolate Shixiya-1 chromosome 9, ASM2569848v2, whole genome shotgun sequence:
- the LOC108454325 gene encoding zinc finger A20 and AN1 domain-containing stress-associated protein 1 produces MGSEQNQGTSFPPSEPKLCANGCGFFGTAANMNLCSKCYRDLRAGEEQAAKAKAAMEKSLSVKPKEDVVVETFKPVEKLPHAGSSSAAVEQPAVALSGDEQPEPKLSSRCFICRKKIGLTGFKCRCGSTFCGEHRYPEKHECSFDFKGTGRDAIASANPVIKADKLERF; encoded by the coding sequence ATGGGGTCTGAACAGAATCAAGGAACCAGCTTTCCCCCGTCGGAGCCGAAGCTTTGCGCTAACGGTTGCGGGTTTTTCGGAACGGCGGCGAACATGAACCTCTGCTCCAAGTGTTACCGGGACCTCCGTGCTGGGGAGGAGCAAGCGGCGAAGGCGAAAGCTGCCATGGAGAAATCCCTTAGCGTCAAACCGAAAGAAGATGTTGTTGTGGAGACGTTTAAGCCCGTTGAGAAGCTGCCTCATGCGGGTTCATCATCAGCGGCGGTTGAGCAACCGGCGGTGGCTCTCTCCGGCGATGAACAGCCCGAGCCAAAATTGTCGAGCAGGTGCTTTATCTGCAGAAAGAAGATTGGATTGACTGGGTTTAAGTGCCGATGCGGGAGTACGTTCTGTGGGGAGCACCGGTACCCAGAAAAACACGAGTGCTCCTTCGATTTCAAGGGTACTGGACGCGATGCGATTGCCAGTGCAAATCCCGTCATCAAAGCTGACAAATTGGAGAGGTTTTGA